The Lolium rigidum isolate FL_2022 chromosome 2, APGP_CSIRO_Lrig_0.1, whole genome shotgun sequence genomic interval CCCTCGGTATCCTCAACCAACGTCTcgattgaggaggagagcaaggccTTGAGCTGTTGGAGTTGACCTTGGGTATCGTTAGGCCCTGATGCTTCGCTTGCTTTAGCAgtcggttcgatggattcagggtcaaaCGTTAGCAGgtttgagaggtcataaccctgacaggcAACCAGAACAACGTCAGTACGCAGCGAGAAAAAAAAAGCGAGGAAGAACTAAGGGAAGGAagtatacctctcctaagaccatggGGCGGCTGGTGAAGAGGCGATCGGCTCTCGTGTTTCTGCTGAGGGCGTGGCCAAGGTAGCAACCTTCTCGGCTCCACTGTTTGAGGTTGTTAAGTCCAGGGTGGCCGATGGCATCATTACCTCTTTGACTTCCCCACTAGAAGTGTCGTCAGTCTGAAAAAGGGAATGATCAGCCGAAAGGAGCAATGACAGGTCAGCACAGGATAAGAGTCAAAGGGAATGTAGAGAGCAATTACGTTCGAGaactcttggtttgatgaagaggtTTGTGGCGTCTTGCGAGCTCTCTTCATACATCGACTCTTTATGCGACGACCACCTTGTCCTGCTGCTGGAGAAGCCTGGGAGGAATCAGGTtcgggggctgaccttttcttggaagccgacggtggtaaGTCTGGCTCGCTTGGCGCGGTGTTCTTCCGGAGGTGCCTGAGCCGGAGTCTTCTCGACCGGACTGGGTATCCTCGCTTGAgatttcttcagtagaggtctgGGAAAGAAATATGAATATATTACAAAAGCTTAGAAAGATGAATGGAACCAGCCATGGGGTGGGGAAGCTTACGTTCGGGATTTCTTGAGCTGGAGAGGAGGTGTGATGCCTCAAGGTCTTCCTGGCGGCTaccttcctcactgctgttctcgctgaggctcggggggcagctggcttaGAAGACACTCCACTTTTAGAAGCCGATTTAGGtacaatcggctggctctgcatcacgaccttcttcaaggatggtgagtttttgcagaaaaggaccaccggggctggtgggtGGAGTGTGAAAGAGGAGCCGTCGTCATGAACAGgctctggaccgtcttgttgctgccaaAAAACAGAGTAGGGTCGTAAAAAGGAATCGCGATAGGCCACTTCAAGACAAAATTGTGAatggtggtacctgttctgcagggatagcgtattcagcatcaagttgtttcagcaacggtcctagagccctCCGGAAGGCATAAGTCTTCCACATTGCCCACCAGGCCTCGAAGTCATCCgttgatgaggtgaaagagaggtcgTGAGGAATTGGGATGACCAGAGCATCGAAAAAGGAGTAACACCTCTGGCCCGTGAGGACATCTGGCAAGTCAGCCCTGTTTTCTGTCAGGAAGTGGAGGAAGAAGTGGGGgggcacctgcccaagaccaaattgccgggctgctatgaccggctgataggactcatagccaggtttgatgatcctgttggaGTTACTCATACCCACCGGAAGAAAGCAGGGACGAATCATGATAGAGAATAATTGCCGGGTGCCgatgtcatcggcaaagctgtccagCCTGAGGAGGACTGGGTTCTCGAAGTGTTCAGACTCCGTGTAGGGAAAGAAGagggggttgtccaggccttggaagaagatGCGAAACCACTTTGAGGCTTCTTGGGGAATCAGCTTACTGCCTGGGAGACTGtacagagcttggccgtagctggtgcatcggatttgcttcccagtggcatctggaaaggtgcgagTTGCCAGGCGAGGGAAGTTTGGGATGTGGCTCTGGAAGTATAATTGGGCCCATAACTGGATAAACCACcaaggacctcctgttttgactgtcttttgggaaaacagtttgacGTACATCGCTTGGAGGTATCTATAGACCTCTCCGAGGAACAGTTTGCCAATACCAAGCTTGGTacctttggcaagttcataggctaaAGAAAGGTAATTTTTGGTGGGAGCAAGGGAAgggccacaaaatatgaagtgctccaaccagaagtttaagaaggccgtgtgttctttctctgttacagggcctttagtTTTCATGTAGCGGCagagataagcaccccagtttgtgcattcCTTTTTGGAGGAAAGCTGGAAAGGGACCTTAGGCAGCCTGAAggcggaagggcttggggatgcaatatctagaccagtgatcatgaCCACGTCCAGTAGAGTTGGGGTCATGGgaccatggccgaacatgaaacagttcaaagcatcagaccagaagtagccgatggtcttCAAGAGGTTCTCATGTTTCTCAAGTGGAGACAGTGATAAGGctaaggcatcggctattcccgAAGTTTCCCAGGAAGATTGGTGGGTCTTGGCCACCCTGttataccatgaaacccaatcctcaggaggattaggccaggctcgtaagcaatcGGCCCAAGTGGAAAGATCCAAGTCCTGGTTCACAAAggggatcctattggcctcgcatgagatcagatgagcaggactctcggtagaacggggACCGAGGCAGAGAGAATTCGGAagggaaggatgcggcagcagaataTCTGATACCTAAAGAATTAATGGCATAacgagacattaattcaggtgttttgtTAATAATTCCAGCAATTTATTCGGATGGAGAGGAACGGTGGGGGATTACCTTCAATCCAGAGATCTCAGTGTTGGCGTTGAATGATTCTGCCATTGGAGTCATCGCGAAGGAGGCTGTTCGATTGGATCGGAGAGTTGCGTGGCTGGAAGTTGGATCTGTGCGAGCggagatttggggatctgagtttgctcttGTAGGCAACGGTACAAGTTACCGTTTGAGCAGGCGACTAGGTTGGCCTCGTTCGCGTTTTGTGTTAAGGGCCGGCgttttgccatcggctctttgcgcgttgactcACGTTTGGCGATTGGCAAACATTTTGTGGTAAAAGCCGAGGTGTGCCGTTGATTGTTTGCATCCTAACTCGTGTTGATGATTGGCCAAATCAGGTGATTTCTGAAGAATACTGtggtggttctgctctgccatgacatgacccttcaaaagaaaaacagagtggttttgaaattatcattaccaaaaccaggggggcatgtgttatcaccagattttggccaaatcaggagatgggccgtaagtgaagatgggcttgaaggatacacgcgtggagcatctttgaagcggccttgcatgaagagtttgggcttaattgcccatgtatctgtaatatagtagatcgcatcttagtttagaattaaaagatagagtttgacccgtgcacggttaggtgcacgcccgaattagaaagtcccttggactataaatattatctagggttatcggaaaaggaggacaatcacgttcacaacaaacacaaatcaggcgcatcgccaccccttctttcgagggtttctcccgggtaagcatcatgatgcctagatcgcatctcgcgatctaggcagcacacgtttattcgtttaccttgtgctgctcgtatcgaagcgttgttgatggcgagtagcactacttatcgtagatgttttggggcttgcatagatgcttttcttacgcatatctgcttagctatgccgtccctcaatatctagctgcccttacacctatccaggtgtaagggcagcgtcttgcttgttcattgtttagtagatccaatacgatatagttgctccttgattcttcaaggattggtttaatatccgcatggttaggccttgcaaacgggttgaacgatccggtagtacgttaggtatggtttgttagtcctaagagggatgttccgggaattaacttaatgttggtttttaggcctcttttaggactagttttccattatctttcgtgtctttaggctcaactacgcgtaggatgttccgatcatacggtgaaaaccctaagctgtcgtagattggtttagctttatactgatcaagcaggagccccatgccATCGTCAACCCGACataaaccatggggcgatcggctctttgagccgatccacagggcaacctgagagccgatcgggctcgtatttaatgtttacgtgtctgccatgcaggaaactaatcgaagcaatccaacaccttcctgaccaggtataggtcaggtggcacgcccttgcaaccgctaggacgtgtgccggaacatttgcgggacggcgttgagggaccagggcccactgccgccttggaagcctcccggctcttcgtgttgcttaaccactgctcgccggtgggttttggcaggcaacaggtgCCGACGGCGAGAGAGCTACGAGAGGGGAGGGGGATTTGCAACgagaaagtggtggggttcgcGTGTTCTCTCGCCGATAGAGCGGGCTCGTctccgcttttctctcgtccggagttcccGAGGACGCCTCGGGAGGCCGGGGAtagcctgggctctccggatggattaaTGGCCTTTTTCGGGAAAaatgaggaaccgggggcgcggctgggccgaATAACGCCTTTCAGATGAAAAAAAGGGGTGCCGGGGGCCTCGTCTGGGAGACAGCTGGAGGTTCTCTTAGTTTTCTCCTCCGTTGTTTTGATATGCGTCGTGGGGGCCGGCTGGTTTTTTTGGTGTGTCTATgtgtcagttgactgagattttcttaaatcTCAGTcagctcagaaaagtgcaactgcagctcaaagaaaagtgtaactcggtccagttgcacatttctgacagaaaagtgcaattgcacttttttaacagaaaagtgcaactcaaacacATTTTTAAGTGACttggacttaagaaaatctcagttgactgagatataGCAAAACCCTTTTTTTGCATAATGGAGGTGATCCTAGGGTTCTTTCTCGCACCAAGACGGTGTTCTACTTGATGCGTGTCCTCCGTCATCTAGCCGGAGTTTCGAGTTCGGGAAGGCCCCGCCGACAAACTTCCTTTGGCGCCGCAtgcctggagattgctggatcAGATGTGATTCGGTCGTGAGCACCCATATTTTTTCTGACTGTTTGGTTTCAGGAgagagcggcgtgaagctctgcTATATGTTGCCATCATAGGACATATATTTTTTGTTCCATGGTGAATTCAGGGGCGGATAATGGCATGGAAGCTGAGATGTGCAGACTAGTAATGGTGGTTTGAGTCTCTGTGGCgatgaggaacttgcttggtgtttcgggatTCACAGTAGCGGCATGCTAGTGGGGACGATGGCACATGAGAAGTTCAAAGTCTAACCTTTGAGAGTAAATATTCAATGTCACGTTTTAATTGGTTGTGCATGACAatagccttgttgaaggcattgttttgagagtggggactttctgtagggtgaaaacctatgatctatgATCGACAACAATGACGCTTGTGCACTAGTAATTTCCTGGAGCTGTCGCTTTGGAGAACTTGGACTTCAGGTCAAGGACCGGAACACTATAGTGGGacatttttcaatttcttctcttttttgatgtgtgcatccgtactgtcaTTAGGGTATTGCGGTATTGCATATGctcggtgtaattggtatcttcacaaTATTGATATATTCCCGTTATAGAAAAGAATATGCGCTCTCATTAGGCCAAGGGCACCACCTTTAGCTGTTAGAACCATATGATCCTGTAATTTTGTCAATGTTTCTAGCCTTTGATTAGTAAAAGCGAGCATGTTACTCCTAAAAAAATAACATGAGAGGACAATATTTTTGGTCACTTCCTTTTGCCAATGTTTTTAGTCTTTGCTAAGTgtattttatgtttttttttgccgAATAGTGTGTTTGCCATGTGTTTTTAAAGCTCTTCGCGGAGTTCGACTTTTCGCCGGAGTGTTTTCTTTGGTCTTTTCCGAGTGTGGTCTCTTTGCTtagtatttttttcatttttgtttgcCGAGTTTTGAACTTAAAACACTCAGTAAACCGATAAACTGGAGGTATACGAAAACGGTTAGAAACTCGAAGTAGCCTTGCACCCTAGCTAAATGGTCTGTCCTTTGAAAGCAAATGCTTTGTGGGTCTAGTTGTCACTCGTCTGTCAGCTGGCTAAATTGGCAAGTATCAATGCGAATTCATATACGCTGTTTGTAAACCTAAGAAGATTTTTTTCACGTTTTCCTGGTGACACATGCATTTTTCGCACGTTGATAATCATCCAGGAAGCAGGCCGTTGTGCACACAAAATATTTCCTTTAAAATGACGCGCGGCCATTACTACGGTCCACCGTTATTTTTGTTAACCTCTAAATGAATCAATCTATATCCGAATGCGAATGCAGGCTGTTGTAGGTAGAGTAGCGCACAAACGCAATTAATTGGTACTGTATGGATAACTCCAGAATTTTCTTGGTTTACAAGGCGCACGTTTTGCATCACATCTTATATATTCGGCTCAAATCACAAATCCTTCATATATGTAATAGCATTTGGCAATTTCTTACTATAAGCCTTATTTAGATCTCCTTGTACCTTGTTGAAAGCAGCTAGCTAGGTCAGCCATGCCTCATGTCCTTGTCGTGCCCATGCCCGGCCAAGGCCACATAAACCCTATGGTGCAGTTCGCCAAGAAGCTGGTGCTCAAGGGCGTAGCCGCCACCCTAGTCACAACCCACTTCATCGCTCGAACAACCAGAATCGACGCTGGCCAAGTGCAGGTCGAGGCCATCTCCGACGGGCACGATGATGGCGGGTTCTCGTCGGCGGCGAGCCCGGAGGAGTACTTGCACAAGCTGGAGGTCGCCGGCTCGGCCTCCCTGGCCGAGCTCATCAAGGCGCGTGCGTTGTCCGGGCGCCCCTTCACCTGCGTGGTGTACGACTCGTTCTTGCGCTGGGCGGCGCGGACAGCGCGTGCGATGGACCTGCCCGCCATCCCGTTCTCCACCCAGTCCTGCGCGGTGAGCGCGGTGTACCACTACGTGAATGAGGGGAAGCTCCCCGTGCCGGCGGCCGGGGGTGAGAAGAGCGTGGCGCTCGCGGGGCTGCCGGAGATGGAGAGGTGGGAGTTCCCAACGTTCCTGTTCGATGACGGGCCATACGCGTCGCTCACTGTGCCGGCGCTCACCCAGTTCGCCGGCAAGGACGAGGATGACTGGGTGCTCTTCAACTCGTTTGAAGAGTTGGAGGCTGAGGTAAGTTAAAAAATGCATCATGCATGAGAGACTTTCTTTTAATAATTTACTCGAGTGGCAACTTCTTCCTCGccaaaaaaaggtttgaaaaccTTCCATTTTTATGAGGGAAATTGGAAAACTTTCCCTTTTTATGAGGGAAATTTGAAAAATTTCTAATACTGTACCTTCCTTTTTTTATATAAAACACTCGTTTACTACTTATCTTTTCCCAGGTCTTGGTTGGACTGTCACCCCACTTCAAGGCCCGAGCCATTGGGCCATGCGTGCCGCTGCCCACCGCGGAATCCGGCGATGCTGACCGCTTCACCTACGGCGCCAACCTGCTCGACCCGGCGGAGGACACCTGCATCAAGTGGCTGGACACCAAGCCCCCGGGCTCCGTCGCCTACGTCTCCTTCGGTAGCTTGGCGTCTCTCGGCGCCGCCCAGACAGAGGAGCTCGCGCGCGGCCTCCTCGCGGCCGGCAAGCCCTTCCTGTGGGTGGTGAGGGCCACCGAGGAGGCGCAGCTCCCGCGCCACCTCCTGGACACGGCGACGACGTCGGGCGCCGCGCTCATCGTGCGCTGGTGCCCGCAGCTGGACGTCCTGGTGCACCGCGCCGTGGGCTGCTTCGTCacgcactgcgggtggaactccaCGCTGGAGGCGCTCGGCTTCGGCGTGCCGATGATGGCGCTGCCGATTTGGACCGACCAGCCGATCAACGCCCGGCTCATCGAGGGCGCGTGGGGCGCCGGCGTGCGCGCGCGCCGCGATGCGGCGGGGATATTCCTGCGGGACGAGATCGAGAGCTGCGTGCACGCCGTCATGGATGATGAAGGGATCGCAGCTTCCGCGCGAGAGGCGgcacggcggtggagcgacgcggcgcgcgcggcggtcaCCCCCGGCGGCAGCTCTGATCGGAACCTGGACGAGTTCGTGGAGTTCGTGCGCGCAAACGCTGGCAAGAATCGGAAGCCTCTTGGCTTGGAAAACAACGAGACTGGAGCACGCAGCAGGGTGCAAGACGTGATTTGCACGTGAAAAACTATGCAACTGGAAATGCATTTCTAAGAATCTACCGTTATGATTCGTGCTGGGCATCTTGTTATACATGGCTTGTTTCATGGCATGTCGTTGATATTTTTTGCGAAAAATCCATCGATCTAGACCAAAAAGTATAGAAAAGTACAAATTGGCACTCAGACCATGTTGTTGATACTTTTTGCGAAAAATCCatcaatctattaataatcatca includes:
- the LOC124689269 gene encoding indole-3-acetate beta-glucosyltransferase-like; translation: MPHVLVVPMPGQGHINPMVQFAKKLVLKGVAATLVTTHFIARTTRIDAGQVQVEAISDGHDDGGFSSAASPEEYLHKLEVAGSASLAELIKARALSGRPFTCVVYDSFLRWAARTARAMDLPAIPFSTQSCAVSAVYHYVNEGKLPVPAAGGEKSVALAGLPEMERWEFPTFLFDDGPYASLTVPALTQFAGKDEDDWVLFNSFEELEAEVLVGLSPHFKARAIGPCVPLPTAESGDADRFTYGANLLDPAEDTCIKWLDTKPPGSVAYVSFGSLASLGAAQTEELARGLLAAGKPFLWVVRATEEAQLPRHLLDTATTSGAALIVRWCPQLDVLVHRAVGCFVTHCGWNSTLEALGFGVPMMALPIWTDQPINARLIEGAWGAGVRARRDAAGIFLRDEIESCVHAVMDDEGIAASAREAARRWSDAARAAVTPGGSSDRNLDEFVEFVRANAGKNRKPLGLENNETGARSRVQDVICT